The following are encoded together in the Pygocentrus nattereri isolate fPygNat1 chromosome 15, fPygNat1.pri, whole genome shotgun sequence genome:
- the hapln4 gene encoding hyaluronan and proteoglycan link protein 4 isoform X2: protein MRVLGDWSCWSCWSCSTRTGEEEEEERRTELHHSDSLSDNFTALQASFAGTMLHVKLWWLASLSAMLLFSPPTTPYPAASDKGRRKVVHVLEDDTGAVIVQTAPGKVVTHRGGTITLPCRFRHEPENVDPARIRIKWTKVTDAFQFEDVFVALGRQQRAFGPYRGRVALEQAGPGDASVIIHNITLQDYGRYECEVTNDMEDDTGFVSLDLEGVVFPYYPRLGRYKLNYHEAEEACKQQDAILASHSQLHKAWLEGLDWCNAGWLEDGSVQYPIAHPRDQCGRKDTPAGVRNYGYRHKEDERYDAFCFTSKLNGQVYFLKRFKKVNYPEALKACQRDGSAVAKVGQLYAAWKFQLLDRCEAGWVEDGSVRYPIVNPRARCGGSEPGVRNLGFPDKKFRLYGVYCFRKNSNSPEAQTTQASIGTTTKFTNSTRSI from the exons ATGCGTGTCTTGGGGGactggagctgctggagctgctggagctgcagTACACggacaggagaggaggaggaagaggagaggaggactGAACTGCACCACAGCGACTCTCTGTCTGACAATTTCACTGCACTTCAGGCTTCTTTCGCCGGAACGATG CTTCATGTGAAGCTGTGGTGGCTGGCATCACTCAGCGCCATGCTGCTATTCTCACCCCCCACGACCCCTTACCCTGCTGCTTCGGACAAAGGGAGGAGGAAAGTGGTGCATGTCCTGG AGGATGATACTGGAGCAGTGATCGTACAGACCGCTCCAGGTAAAGTGGTCACGCATCGTGGAGGTACGATCACACTGCCCTGCCGGTTCCGCCACGAGCCTGAGAATGTTGATCCAGCCCGAATTCGCATAAAATGGACCAAGGTGACGGATGCCTTTCAGTTCGAGGATGTGTTTGTGGCTCTTGGCCGGCAGCAGCGGGCATTCGGGCCATACCGTGGACGCGTGGCCCTGGAGCAGGCCGGGCCAGGAGATGCCTCAGTCATTATCCACAATATCACCCTGCAGGACTACGGCCGCTATGAGTGTGAGGTCACCAACGACATGGAGGATGATACAGGATTCGTCAGTCTGGACCTTGAAG GTGTTGTCTTCCCGTACTACCCTCGGCTTGGCCGCTACAAGCTGAACTACCATGAGGCGGAAGAAGCATGTAAGCAGCAGGACGCCATCTTGGCCTCCCACTCCCAGCTTCACAAGGCCTGGCTGGAGGGGCTGGACTGGTGTAATGCTGGCTGGCTGGAGGATGGCTCTGTGCAGTACCCCATCGCACACCCACGAGATCAGTGCGGCCGCAAGGACACTCCTGCTGGAGTCCGCAACTATGGCTACCGGCACAAAGAGGACGAGCGCTACGATGCCTTCTGTTTCACCTCAAAACTCAATG GCCAGGTTTACTTCCTCAAACGCTTCAAGAAGGTCAATTACCCTGAGGCTCTGAAGGCTTGCCAGCGTGACGGTTCAGCAGTGGCTAAAGTGGGCCAGCTCTATGCCGCATGGAAGTTCCAGCTTCTGGACCGCTGTGAGGCAGGCTGGGTGGAGGACGGCAGCGTCCGCTACCCCATTGTCAACCCTCGTGCCCGATGCGGGGGCTCCGAGCCTGGTGTCCGAAACCTTGGCTTCCCTGACAAGAAGTTCCGTCTTTATGGGGTCTACTGCTTCCGCAAGAATTCCAACAGTCCTGAAGCCCAGACCACACAGGCTTCGATTGGAACCACCACCAAATTCACCAACAGCACCAGGAGTATTTGA
- the hapln4 gene encoding hyaluronan and proteoglycan link protein 4 isoform X1: MRVLGDWSCWSCWSCSTRTGEEEEEERRTELHHSDSLSDNFTALQASFAGTMLHVKLWWLASLSAMLLFSPPTTPYPAASDKGRRKVVHVLEDDTGAVIVQTAPGKVVTHRGGTITLPCRFRHEPENVDPARIRIKWTKVTDAFQFEDVFVALGRQQRAFGPYRGRVALEQAGPGDASVIIHNITLQDYGRYECEVTNDMEDDTGFVSLDLEVKSPGVVFPYYPRLGRYKLNYHEAEEACKQQDAILASHSQLHKAWLEGLDWCNAGWLEDGSVQYPIAHPRDQCGRKDTPAGVRNYGYRHKEDERYDAFCFTSKLNGQVYFLKRFKKVNYPEALKACQRDGSAVAKVGQLYAAWKFQLLDRCEAGWVEDGSVRYPIVNPRARCGGSEPGVRNLGFPDKKFRLYGVYCFRKNSNSPEAQTTQASIGTTTKFTNSTRSI, translated from the exons ATGCGTGTCTTGGGGGactggagctgctggagctgctggagctgcagTACACggacaggagaggaggaggaagaggagaggaggactGAACTGCACCACAGCGACTCTCTGTCTGACAATTTCACTGCACTTCAGGCTTCTTTCGCCGGAACGATG CTTCATGTGAAGCTGTGGTGGCTGGCATCACTCAGCGCCATGCTGCTATTCTCACCCCCCACGACCCCTTACCCTGCTGCTTCGGACAAAGGGAGGAGGAAAGTGGTGCATGTCCTGG AGGATGATACTGGAGCAGTGATCGTACAGACCGCTCCAGGTAAAGTGGTCACGCATCGTGGAGGTACGATCACACTGCCCTGCCGGTTCCGCCACGAGCCTGAGAATGTTGATCCAGCCCGAATTCGCATAAAATGGACCAAGGTGACGGATGCCTTTCAGTTCGAGGATGTGTTTGTGGCTCTTGGCCGGCAGCAGCGGGCATTCGGGCCATACCGTGGACGCGTGGCCCTGGAGCAGGCCGGGCCAGGAGATGCCTCAGTCATTATCCACAATATCACCCTGCAGGACTACGGCCGCTATGAGTGTGAGGTCACCAACGACATGGAGGATGATACAGGATTCGTCAGTCTGGACCTTGAAG TAAAATCTCCAGGTGTTGTCTTCCCGTACTACCCTCGGCTTGGCCGCTACAAGCTGAACTACCATGAGGCGGAAGAAGCATGTAAGCAGCAGGACGCCATCTTGGCCTCCCACTCCCAGCTTCACAAGGCCTGGCTGGAGGGGCTGGACTGGTGTAATGCTGGCTGGCTGGAGGATGGCTCTGTGCAGTACCCCATCGCACACCCACGAGATCAGTGCGGCCGCAAGGACACTCCTGCTGGAGTCCGCAACTATGGCTACCGGCACAAAGAGGACGAGCGCTACGATGCCTTCTGTTTCACCTCAAAACTCAATG GCCAGGTTTACTTCCTCAAACGCTTCAAGAAGGTCAATTACCCTGAGGCTCTGAAGGCTTGCCAGCGTGACGGTTCAGCAGTGGCTAAAGTGGGCCAGCTCTATGCCGCATGGAAGTTCCAGCTTCTGGACCGCTGTGAGGCAGGCTGGGTGGAGGACGGCAGCGTCCGCTACCCCATTGTCAACCCTCGTGCCCGATGCGGGGGCTCCGAGCCTGGTGTCCGAAACCTTGGCTTCCCTGACAAGAAGTTCCGTCTTTATGGGGTCTACTGCTTCCGCAAGAATTCCAACAGTCCTGAAGCCCAGACCACACAGGCTTCGATTGGAACCACCACCAAATTCACCAACAGCACCAGGAGTATTTGA